The Chryseobacterium glaciei DNA window TTTTTAAACAAAATGAAAACGAGGTATACCGTAAAAAAATACAATCCTCAAGGAATAATAAGTGAAGAACAAATAGCTCAATTGAAAGAAATTTTACATCTCAGTCCATCTTCCATCAACAGCCAGCCATGGAATTTTGTGTTTGTAAATAATCTTGAAATCAAAACTGAATTGGCAGAAGCTTCTTATTTTAACAAAGAGAAAATTGTAGACAGCAATCAATTAGTTGTATTTCAGGTGATCAAAAACGTTAAAGATTTTGAAGAGCAGATTGAGGAAAATCTTCCCGAAGGTTCTATTAATTATTACAAAAACTTTGTAAAACCAAAAGGTGAAGAAGCCATAAAATCATGGCTTGGACATCAGGTTTATCTGTCTCTGGGAGTTTTTCTTTCTGCTTGTGCTGATATGGGAATTGATTCCACACCGATGGAAGGAATTGAAACAGATAAATACAACGAGATTTTGAAAAATGAAGCCTATGAAACTTTGTTTGCAGTAGTAATCGGTGAGAAATCCGAAGAAGACAGCAATCAGCCGAGCCATACTCCGAAAAAGAGATTGGAAAGTAAAAAGGTGATTTTGGAAATTTAATTTATTTAAACGCAAAGATTATACAACTTATCGAAAATTTTAAGGAAGCAAAGAATGGCGACAAGTCGCTTATGAAGCTAGCTTAATAGATCAATTGGAAATTGATTAATTCTTTGCTCACTCAAAACTATACTTTAGATAATAAATCTTTGCGTTAAAAAAGCTTTATAAAACAAAGAAAAAAGCTGTTTCAATGCGAAGCAGCTTTTATTTTCATAATACTTTTAGTTCTAAATCGATGGTCTTACCAAAGAACTTTTTAGAGATCTTCTCAAAATTCTTGGTAATATCTGAGAGATAAAAATAATAATTAGGCTTAGAATTCCCCTCATTCAGAAGGTTATATTTATCTAAAATGATCTTTAAATGATTGGCAACAATATTTGGAGAATCAATTACACGAACGCGGTTTCCGTAATATTGTTTGATCTCATCAATCAACAAAGGATAATGAGTACATCCTAAAATAAGCGTTTCAATATTTTTTAATTTACTATTGCTTAAATAATTATAAATAATTGCATGTGTGATCGGATGATTTTTAAACCCTTCTTCAATAGCCGGAACTAATAAAGGTGTTGCCAATTCATCAACTTTGATCCACTTGTTATGCTTTCTAATGCTTTTTTTATACAAGCCTGAATTCACCGTTGCTTTTGTAGCAATAACTCCAACATTGTTATGAATTTCGTACGAAACTTTTTCTGCAACAGGATTTATTACATCAATCACAGGAACTTTTCCGGCAACAGATTGCATCACTTCATTTAAAGCATTCGCAGTTGCCGTATTACAGGCAATTACAATCGCTTTGCAATTTTGAGCCAACAAAAAGTTGGTGATCTTTGTAGAATATTCGATGATCGCTTCCTTTGATTTTTCACCATACGGAAGATGTTTTGTATCTCCGAAATAAATCAGATCTTCGTTAGGAAGAAGCCTTTTTATTTCTTTAGCAACCGTTAATCCTCCAACCCCGCTATCAAAAATTCCGATAGGCTGTTTTGCTGAAAGATGCGAGTAATTTACTTTTTTAGTTTTCAAGTGATCTGAAATTTTATACAAAAATAGTGAAATTGTTGAATGCTGAATGCTGGATGCCGGAAGTTTTTCACAAACAACTCTTCCAACTTCATGCTTCTGACTTCCAAGCTAAACCATAAACAAATCCGAAGCAATTCCATCCGCCATAAACCAATGCTTTTCAGGAATTTTAAGATGATTGTTTTCAACTACTAAAATACCGTCAGAAACTTTAGATTTAATATCATTTTGGAATGTATCTAAAATCTGATTTGAGAATTTATTATTCAAACTTTCAAGATCTACGCCCCAAATTGTTCTTAAACCAATCATGATCATTTCATTAAACTGATCTTCCTGAGACAGAATTTCTGTTTCTTTAGCTAAAATATTTGAATTTAATTTCTTAATATATTGTTGATTATTGGCAATATTCCAACTTCTGATATCATGACCGTTGTAAGAATGTGCAGATGGCCCGATTCCCAAGTACTCTTTATACTTCCAATACGCAGAATTATGCCTTGAATAAAAGCCGGGTTTTGCAAAATTGGACACTTCATAATGATCAAAACCATTATCTTTTAGGAAATCTGAGAGGTAATAAAACTCTTCATTCTGTTCTTCTTCCTTAGGATTAGCTACTTTTCCTTTCGAGATCCAGTTTTCCAACGCTGTTTTTGGCTCAACAGTTAGCGCATAAGAAGAAATATGGGGAACTTCTAAAGCGATTGTTTTGTTTAAATTTTCTTTCCAGATGGCAAGATTGGAGGTTGGCGAACCGTAAATTAGATCAATACTTAAGTTTTCAAAGCCAAAATCCTGAGCTCTTTTGATAGAACTTTCGGCTTCGGAAGCGTTATGTGCTCGGTTCATCAGCTTTAAATCTTCCTCAAAAAAGCTTTGAGTTCCGATCGACAATCGATTAATATGAGAATTTGATAGTCCTTTTAAAAAGTTTTTATCTAAATCATCTGGGTTGGCTTCCAAAGTTATCTCAATGTCTTTTTCAAAACTGAAATGTTTTAACACCTCATCGATCATAGAATTGATCTCATCAACAGAGAGAATAGAAGGTGTTCCACCACCAAAGTAAAGGGAATGCAGGTTTTTATTCTGCAGTTCATCTTTTCTTAAAAAGATTTCTTTCTTCATCACAGCAATCATTTCATCCTTAAAATTTAAAGATGTTGAAAAATGAAAGTTGCAATAGCTGCATTTTTGCTTACAGAACGGGATGTGAATATAAATCATAAAAAAAGCTCTGAAAAAATCAGAGCTCAAATTTATTTAAATTAAATTGATTAATATCTATAACCTCTATGATTAATGAAGTTATCAAAGTTATAACCTAGACCGATCATGAAGCTGTTTCCTCCATATTCCTGAATATCAGATAATCCAAGGTTGTAACTTGCTCCTATCATAAATTTGTTAAATCTTACTTTAACGATTGGAGAAATACTTAATTGTTGGCTATCGAATCTATTCTGAACAGATCTATAGTTAACTCCAAAAGAGAATGAATTGATATCGTTGAAGAACGTTGCTATCAAGTTATAATCAATTGTTCTTGTAGAGTTTGTATTAAGGTTGATTAATGCAGATGGTGTTACATACATGTTGTCTGCAAAATGCCAGTCATATCCTAAGTTTAAGAAGAATTTGATTGGAGAAGGCTCACGACCATTGATGATAGACTCATCATTTGTTAACGCGATATCATTTACAGAAACGCCTGCAAAGATATTGTGATAGGTAGCCGCTACCCCAAAGTTGGCATAAGCCATGAAGATATTACTCTCACTACCCTGTAATAAAGGGTCAGACGCATCTTCAGTATTAATTTTTGAGTAATCAAAATTCATATTATAGAAGCTTACGCTTGTACCGAAAGAGAATTGATCTTTTCTTTCTCCTTCACTGCTAAGAGGAATGAAATATGAAGCACCAGCTGTAATACCCCCAGCCGAGATAGGTCCATTACTATCTCTAAAAACAGAAATACCAGCACCTACTCTATCAAAGATATTCGCGTTGATCCCCACAGACTGTACGTTTGGAGACTCGCTAAACTTTGAAAATTGCTGTTGGTAGTTAAGATTAAGCTGAACATAGTCCGTTTTACCGTATTGTGCAGGGTTGAACAGGAACTCACCATCCAAAAGATATTGTTGATAGTATGGTAATGTTTCTTGTGCTTTATATGCATTTGACAAAAGAGCCAAACACACGATAGCATATAGTTTTCTCATAACAAATCTTGATTTCAATTCAACAAATATAAAAAAATTCTCAATATATTTTTAGTTTTCTAAATAATTTCTCCATTTTTTTACGGCATCCGTCATATCTTGGGGCATTGGGCTCTCAAAATACAATTCCTTTTTAGTAGTTGGATGAATAAATCCTAAAGTGTGGGCATGAAGCGCATGTCTGGGCAAAACCTCGAATACGTTTTTTATAAAATGCTTATACTTAGGTAGGTTAACCCCTCTCAAAGGTGTATGACCCTCATATCTTTCGTCATTAAAGAGCGTATGACCGATATGTTTGAAGTGCGCTCTTATCTGATGGGTTCTTCCGGTCTCTAATTTGCATTCCACCCAAGTCATATACTTAAATCTTTCAAGGACTTTATAATGGGTTACAGCATGTTTTCCGTGGCTTCCGTCTACATAGGTATGCATTTGCATTCTATTTTTAGGATGTCTTCCGATGTGTCCGGTTATTGTTCCTTCATCATCCTTCACATTTCCCCACACAAAAGCCCAGTATAATCTTTTTGTTTTTCTTTCAAAAAATTGCTTGGCAAGGAAACTTAAAGCATATTCATTTTTGGCAATAACCAATAATCCTGAAGTATCTTTATCAATTCTATGAACCAGTCCTACTCTGTCGAGATCAGATTTTTCATTATTTTGTTCGAAATGATAGGCAAGTGCATTTACTAAAGTTCCGTCCCAGTTTCCGAATCCGGGGTGAACAACCATTCCAGGATTTTTATCTACAACCACAAGATCATCATCCTCATAAATAATATTAATAGGAATATTTTGAGGAACAATAACATTTAGCCTTGGAGGATGTGCCAGCAATACAGAAACCTGATCTCCCGGCTTTACACGATAGTTTTGTTTTACGGGTAATCCGTTTACGACAACATTTCCGGCTCTGCAAGTTTGTGAGATTTTATTTCGTGAAGAATTCTGACGATAGATTAATAGAAATTTATCTATTCTTAATGGTTCTTGCTTTTTATCAACAGTGAGATTAAGATGCTCATACAGCCCGCTATTTTCCTCATCACTATCAATAGAATCGATACTGTTGGAATCTAATAATTCTTCATCTAAAAAATCTTCGTTATCTTCTGTCATTGTTTTATTTTTTTACACAAAAGGCCTCAACATTATGAAAGTTGAAGCCTTAATTTTTATAATAAGTAGGTATTATTCTACGACTACTTTTTTAGCTTTCGGCTTTTGAGCAGGTTGCTGTGTTGCGCCTGTAGCCGGTGTTTTATTATTACTTCCTGTATTCGCATTAGAACTTGCAGAAGTTTTTGGTTTATTTTCAGTTGTAGAAGTGGCCGGTTTTGTTGTTGCCGGTTTAGGTTCTGCCTTCACAGGTTCCGTTCTTTGTACTGGTGCCGGAGCAACAGGTACAGGTTCCGGAGCTGACTGATAATTCGGAACTTCTTCGTAACGTACAGGAGGTAATGATGTATCAACCTTCATACGGTATATCGAATTTAACTGTTCTATTTTAGCACTTAATTCTGCCGGAGTTTTCTTACTCGCCCAGAGATCCATCTGCATTCCCTGATCCCTGACATCTCCCGAAGCAGGATCCTGATAATAAATAATATCAGATTCGTCTTTGCTTCCGTCTTCATGTTCTACAAGACCAACTTCAAACATACTTCTTGCAATAACTCCTCTTGCTTCTTTCACGGTTAACCCTACCACATTTGGTATTGAGATATTTCTCATAGGTCCTGAACCTACGACAACATCAATCGTTGAGAATCTAGGAATCAATGTTCCAGGTTTTACTGCATTTCCTTTGAATAATACTCGAATAATAGCATCTTTTTGAATACTTGGTTCAAAAATAGTATCTCCAACCTTTAATCCAACCTGAGTTATTCTCTGGAAGGCTAATCCTGAATATTTATTGATAACATCAGGAATTGCAACAGGTGCCCAAGTTCTAGGATTTACTCTCAATTCAATTGCTCTACCGTCTTTTACACGAGAGCCCGCAAACGGAGACATTTTAAGAACCTGAAAAGCTCTATATTTAGGATCATATGTAGCACTGTCTACAGAATATTCTAAGCCTGCGTCCTCTAATATCTTAACAGCATCATATACAGATTTATTGACAACATTTGGAACCGGAGTTTCCTGACCATGTTTCGTATGGTATTCTAACCAACGAAACGTAAGCCACACCAACCCAACAAAAACTGCGATGGCTACTAATAAGTTCAGTAAAACTTTCCAATTGAAAAGTGATTTAAGCATACTTAAAAAGACTTTAATTATAACGGCAAATATAATTAATAATTTTAGAAAGTCCTTTTTATTTAACACAATTCATTTTTGATTTCAAATTTTCCGAATTTCCCTTATTGCATTGTATAAAATCATTAAATTTGCCCTAATTGATACTATATGGTTATGAGCAAAAAAACTGTTGCCGTAGTTATGGGAGGCTATTCCGACGAATATGTTGTCTCCCTGAAAAGCGGTCAATTAATTTATGATTCTTTAGACAGAGACCTCTACGATGTATATAAAGTAGTTATTCTTAAAGATGAGTGGTATTTTTTAGGTGAAAATGATAAAAAATATGCCATCAACAAAGGTGACTTCTCCGTAACATTAGATAATAATGAGCAGCTAAAATTTGATGTTTGCTTTAATATTATCCATGGAACTCCGGGCGAAAATGGAATTTTACAAGCGTATTGGGACGCCATCGGACAGACTTATACAGGCTGTGATTTTTACCAAAGTGCTTTAACATTTAATAAAAAAGATACGTTAGCGGTATTGTCTAAATATGGAATTCCTTCTGCGAAAAGTGTTTATTTAAGAAAAGGAGAAGATATTAATGTAGATAAGATCATTCATGAATTGGGACTTCCTGTTTTTGTTAAGCCTAATCAGTCCGGCTCTTCTCTAGGAATTTCTAAAGTGAAAGAAAAGTCTGAATTAATTGCAGCAACCGAGATTGCTTTTAAAGAAGATGATGAAATTTTAATTGAAAGTTTCTTAGACGGAATGGAAGTTTCTGTAGGCGTAATTGATTTTAAGGGTGAAACCATCGTTTTGGGAATTACAGAAATTGTTCCACAAAATGAATTTTTCGATTATGAAGCTAAATACGAAGGTGCTTCCGAAGAAATTACTCCTGCAAGAATTAATGCCGAAACGACAAAAAGAGTCGAAGAAATCTCAAAAAGAGCGTACGATTCTCTTGGGATGAGCGGCTTTTCGCGTAGTGAGTTTATTTTGATGGACGGTATTCCTTATATGTTGGAAATGAATACAAATCCAGGGTTTTCTCCGGCAAGTATTCTTCCTCAGCAGGCAAAAATCTACGGAATTTCTATCACAGATCTTTGTGGAAATGAAGTTGAAAAAGCATTAAATAAAAATAGAAATTAGAGGTTAGATAATAGAGATTAGAAATTTATAACGATTTTTCACCTCTTAATTGATAACTCATAACTTATAATTTAATTACGCATGAAAATTGCTGTTTTTCCGGGATCTTTTGATCCTATCACCTTAGGACACTATGATATTATAGAAAGAGCGGCTCCGCTTTTTGATAAATTAATCATTGCCATCGGACAGAATTCTCAAAAGAAATATATGTTTCCGTTGGAAAAAAGAATGGAATTCATCCAAAATTCCGTTTCCGAATTTCCAAACGTTGAAGTAGATTATTTTGAAGGCTTAACGGTTGACTTTTGCTTTGAAAAAAATGCTCAGTACATTCTTCGAGGATTAAGAAACCCTGCGGATTTTGAATTTGAAAAAGCAATTGCTCATACCAACAGAACTTTGGCTCATAAAAAATTGGAAACCGTTTTCTTATTAACTTCATCAGGAAAATCTTTCATCAGCAGTAGCATTGTGAGGGAAATTATCAATCATGGAGGAGAATATGAATTACTAGTTCCCGATGCAGTAAGAGTAAAATTATAAGTAATGGGTAATTGGTAATCAGTAATATTTACAATCATGGATTTTAATCAAAAATTTAGAGATAGAACTAAAAACTTCTCTATTTCTATAATTAAATCTTTATCATCATTACCATATTCTGACGGTCTTTCAATAATTAGAAAGCAAA harbors:
- a CDS encoding type IX secretion system membrane protein PorP/SprF; protein product: MRKLYAIVCLALLSNAYKAQETLPYYQQYLLDGEFLFNPAQYGKTDYVQLNLNYQQQFSKFSESPNVQSVGINANIFDRVGAGISVFRDSNGPISAGGITAGASYFIPLSSEGERKDQFSFGTSVSFYNMNFDYSKINTEDASDPLLQGSESNIFMAYANFGVAATYHNIFAGVSVNDIALTNDESIINGREPSPIKFFLNLGYDWHFADNMYVTPSALINLNTNSTRTIDYNLIATFFNDINSFSFGVNYRSVQNRFDSQQLSISPIVKVRFNKFMIGASYNLGLSDIQEYGGNSFMIGLGYNFDNFINHRGYRY
- a CDS encoding RluA family pseudouridine synthase — protein: MTEDNEDFLDEELLDSNSIDSIDSDEENSGLYEHLNLTVDKKQEPLRIDKFLLIYRQNSSRNKISQTCRAGNVVVNGLPVKQNYRVKPGDQVSVLLAHPPRLNVIVPQNIPINIIYEDDDLVVVDKNPGMVVHPGFGNWDGTLVNALAYHFEQNNEKSDLDRVGLVHRIDKDTSGLLVIAKNEYALSFLAKQFFERKTKRLYWAFVWGNVKDDEGTITGHIGRHPKNRMQMHTYVDGSHGKHAVTHYKVLERFKYMTWVECKLETGRTHQIRAHFKHIGHTLFNDERYEGHTPLRGVNLPKYKHFIKNVFEVLPRHALHAHTLGFIHPTTKKELYFESPMPQDMTDAVKKWRNYLEN
- a CDS encoding PASTA domain-containing protein, with amino-acid sequence MLKSLFNWKVLLNLLVAIAVFVGLVWLTFRWLEYHTKHGQETPVPNVVNKSVYDAVKILEDAGLEYSVDSATYDPKYRAFQVLKMSPFAGSRVKDGRAIELRVNPRTWAPVAIPDVINKYSGLAFQRITQVGLKVGDTIFEPSIQKDAIIRVLFKGNAVKPGTLIPRFSTIDVVVGSGPMRNISIPNVVGLTVKEARGVIARSMFEVGLVEHEDGSKDESDIIYYQDPASGDVRDQGMQMDLWASKKTPAELSAKIEQLNSIYRMKVDTSLPPVRYEEVPNYQSAPEPVPVAPAPVQRTEPVKAEPKPATTKPATSTTENKPKTSASSNANTGSNNKTPATGATQQPAQKPKAKKVVVE
- a CDS encoding nitroreductase family protein codes for the protein MNFLNKMKTRYTVKKYNPQGIISEEQIAQLKEILHLSPSSINSQPWNFVFVNNLEIKTELAEASYFNKEKIVDSNQLVVFQVIKNVKDFEEQIEENLPEGSINYYKNFVKPKGEEAIKSWLGHQVYLSLGVFLSACADMGIDSTPMEGIETDKYNEILKNEAYETLFAVVIGEKSEEDSNQPSHTPKKRLESKKVILEI
- a CDS encoding D-alanine--D-alanine ligase; this translates as MSKKTVAVVMGGYSDEYVVSLKSGQLIYDSLDRDLYDVYKVVILKDEWYFLGENDKKYAINKGDFSVTLDNNEQLKFDVCFNIIHGTPGENGILQAYWDAIGQTYTGCDFYQSALTFNKKDTLAVLSKYGIPSAKSVYLRKGEDINVDKIIHELGLPVFVKPNQSGSSLGISKVKEKSELIAATEIAFKEDDEILIESFLDGMEVSVGVIDFKGETIVLGITEIVPQNEFFDYEAKYEGASEEITPARINAETTKRVEEISKRAYDSLGMSGFSRSEFILMDGIPYMLEMNTNPGFSPASILPQQAKIYGISITDLCGNEVEKALNKNRN
- the murI gene encoding glutamate racemase, translating into MKTKKVNYSHLSAKQPIGIFDSGVGGLTVAKEIKRLLPNEDLIYFGDTKHLPYGEKSKEAIIEYSTKITNFLLAQNCKAIVIACNTATANALNEVMQSVAGKVPVIDVINPVAEKVSYEIHNNVGVIATKATVNSGLYKKSIRKHNKWIKVDELATPLLVPAIEEGFKNHPITHAIIYNYLSNSKLKNIETLILGCTHYPLLIDEIKQYYGNRVRVIDSPNIVANHLKIILDKYNLLNEGNSKPNYYFYLSDITKNFEKISKKFFGKTIDLELKVL
- the hemW gene encoding radical SAM family heme chaperone HemW, with translation MIYIHIPFCKQKCSYCNFHFSTSLNFKDEMIAVMKKEIFLRKDELQNKNLHSLYFGGGTPSILSVDEINSMIDEVLKHFSFEKDIEITLEANPDDLDKNFLKGLSNSHINRLSIGTQSFFEEDLKLMNRAHNASEAESSIKRAQDFGFENLSIDLIYGSPTSNLAIWKENLNKTIALEVPHISSYALTVEPKTALENWISKGKVANPKEEEQNEEFYYLSDFLKDNGFDHYEVSNFAKPGFYSRHNSAYWKYKEYLGIGPSAHSYNGHDIRSWNIANNQQYIKKLNSNILAKETEILSQEDQFNEMIMIGLRTIWGVDLESLNNKFSNQILDTFQNDIKSKVSDGILVVENNHLKIPEKHWFMADGIASDLFMV
- the coaD gene encoding pantetheine-phosphate adenylyltransferase; this encodes MKIAVFPGSFDPITLGHYDIIERAAPLFDKLIIAIGQNSQKKYMFPLEKRMEFIQNSVSEFPNVEVDYFEGLTVDFCFEKNAQYILRGLRNPADFEFEKAIAHTNRTLAHKKLETVFLLTSSGKSFISSSIVREIINHGGEYELLVPDAVRVKL